A portion of the Methanomicrobia archaeon genome contains these proteins:
- a CDS encoding DUF2207 domain-containing protein yields MELNEKRQITLLVVAVFVIGSAGVLLATALTGYGDVYVRQYRANLYLNGTLAESFSYHIAESGTYRMLYRVWEAPLSWENPGEPYVEPISISPPPGTIAYTKDWQGAVTLLSTTQAVYIGDIRALAVRNEAGCYNPERFDAGEYQIDYLFRLHPPLECDAEYCHVNVKLATEHLPYQQVTLVVHDPNNSVVQLFSHPPMEITREGDTWVATGASPKDTLLELELLLKPELVAELAGFPRHVTDVEGKTVTANSRYALAYRFFSAVSFILLALIFLFPVLLVLVYYKHGREKQFTVPKSLSYVPRSRKPWLVNLVFKGDAFNFDEHGFYATLLDLQRRGILKIATEGKRGRIVKSGGSVKITLLKEPAVGIDEYEERVLSFLRDYAENGVFDTRAFAARVEELRDAARMGDNARLSLSGIHSRLTGLMKDANKSVAEEFVMGGRMQLAKLIIPFPITLLVVLLLFLMVRDTYPPLQTALVASGILTLQAILPVMAPTALFGRWTGDYYKEKLEWDAFATFLSDFAAIRKYAPEDVAIWQEWLVYGTALGVGDTVAKAMEHLQVSVPAGTADAAIYLPLYFGHVHSMTTPVATGAGAGGSGGGGGFGGGGGFGGGGGGAR; encoded by the coding sequence CTGGAGTTGAACGAGAAGAGACAGATCACCCTTCTGGTAGTGGCAGTTTTCGTGATTGGCTCTGCTGGTGTACTGCTAGCAACTGCTCTTACCGGCTACGGAGATGTTTACGTTCGCCAATACCGGGCTAATCTGTATCTAAACGGGACGCTTGCGGAATCGTTCAGCTACCACATAGCGGAATCCGGCACGTACCGGATGCTCTATCGGGTCTGGGAAGCGCCACTTTCGTGGGAGAACCCCGGTGAACCGTATGTAGAACCAATCAGCATCTCGCCACCGCCAGGAACGATCGCCTATACGAAGGACTGGCAGGGTGCTGTAACACTACTTTCAACGACACAAGCCGTATATATCGGTGATATTCGCGCCTTAGCAGTGCGGAATGAGGCGGGCTGCTATAACCCTGAACGATTCGATGCGGGGGAGTACCAGATTGATTATCTGTTCCGCTTGCATCCGCCACTGGAATGCGATGCTGAGTATTGCCACGTGAACGTGAAACTCGCCACTGAACATCTGCCGTACCAGCAGGTTACACTCGTCGTTCATGACCCGAATAATTCCGTTGTACAGCTTTTCTCGCACCCGCCAATGGAGATCACGAGGGAAGGAGACACGTGGGTTGCAACGGGCGCAAGCCCGAAGGATACGCTTCTGGAGCTCGAGCTGCTGCTCAAGCCCGAACTTGTAGCTGAGCTGGCGGGGTTTCCACGTCACGTAACGGACGTCGAGGGTAAAACGGTCACCGCAAATTCACGCTATGCTCTGGCCTATCGTTTCTTCTCTGCAGTGAGTTTTATCCTTTTAGCACTGATTTTCCTTTTCCCAGTACTGCTCGTGCTGGTGTATTACAAACACGGAAGGGAGAAACAGTTCACGGTACCGAAGTCCCTGAGCTACGTGCCGAGGAGCAGGAAGCCCTGGCTGGTGAACCTCGTGTTCAAAGGTGACGCCTTTAATTTCGATGAACACGGCTTTTATGCCACTCTGCTCGATTTGCAGCGGCGCGGGATCCTCAAGATAGCGACAGAGGGCAAACGGGGCAGGATCGTAAAATCGGGTGGAAGTGTGAAGATCACCTTGCTGAAGGAGCCTGCTGTGGGGATTGATGAGTATGAAGAGCGCGTGCTCTCGTTTTTACGAGATTACGCGGAAAACGGCGTCTTTGACACCAGAGCTTTTGCGGCACGAGTTGAGGAGTTACGGGATGCTGCGCGCATGGGTGATAATGCACGGCTCAGTCTCAGCGGGATCCATAGCAGATTGACCGGCTTGATGAAAGATGCGAATAAGAGTGTCGCGGAAGAGTTTGTCATGGGCGGCAGGATGCAGTTGGCGAAGCTCATTATCCCTTTTCCGATCACCCTGCTTGTCGTGCTCCTGTTATTCCTCATGGTTCGGGATACGTATCCCCCGTTACAAACCGCACTCGTTGCTTCAGGCATTCTTACGCTCCAGGCCATTCTTCCCGTAATGGCCCCAACTGCGCTCTTTGGCCGGTGGACGGGCGATTATTATAAAGAGAAACTCGAGTGGGATGCGTTCGCAACGTTTCTCTCGGATTTCGCAGCGATCCGTAAGTATGCGCCTGAAGATGTAGCCATATGGCAGGAATGGCTCGTCTACGGCACTGCGCTCGGCGTGGGCGATACGGTTGCGAAAGCGATGGAGCACCTGCAGGTGAGCGTACCCGCTGGTACTGCTGATGCAGCGATATACTTGCCGCTCTACTTCGGGCACGTACACAGTATGACGACTCCGGTAGCGACGGGAGCAGGTGCCGGGGGTAGTGGAGGCGGTGGCGGATTTGGCGGTGGCGGTGGCTTTGGTGGTGGTGGTGGAGGTGCGAGATAA
- a CDS encoding ZIP family metal transporter — protein sequence MLEVIKDLHPVLQALLATVFTWFMTALGAATVFMTKEVKRNVLDGMLGFAGGVMIAASFWSLLAPSIAMSSGQHMPAWLPAAVGFLAGGACLRMIDKVLPHLHVGYPIEEAEGIKTSWHRSTLLVLAITMHNIPEGLAVGVAFGAIVAGYPAATLAAAVTLAVGIGIQNFPEGLAVSMPLRRDGMSRLKSFWYGQLSGVVEPIAGVTGAAVVILARPLLPYALAFAAGAMIFVVVEEVVPESQRGGNADLATMGAMLGFVVMMVLDVAFG from the coding sequence ATGCTGGAGGTTATCAAGGATCTCCATCCGGTTCTCCAGGCACTTCTCGCGACCGTGTTTACCTGGTTCATGACCGCGCTGGGGGCCGCAACGGTCTTCATGACCAAAGAGGTAAAGCGGAACGTACTGGACGGCATGCTCGGGTTCGCGGGTGGTGTGATGATCGCAGCCAGTTTCTGGTCGCTCCTCGCGCCCTCGATCGCGATGTCGAGCGGGCAGCATATGCCCGCATGGCTCCCGGCGGCAGTGGGCTTTCTCGCCGGTGGCGCTTGTTTACGTATGATCGATAAGGTACTCCCGCACCTCCATGTCGGCTATCCGATCGAGGAAGCGGAAGGGATCAAGACCTCGTGGCACCGGAGCACCCTGCTCGTTCTTGCTATCACCATGCATAATATACCCGAAGGACTTGCAGTCGGTGTAGCCTTTGGCGCCATCGTCGCGGGTTATCCCGCGGCAACACTCGCTGCGGCCGTTACCCTGGCAGTGGGTATCGGAATCCAGAATTTCCCCGAAGGGCTTGCGGTGAGCATGCCGTTGCGGCGCGATGGCATGTCGCGACTGAAGAGCTTCTGGTACGGGCAGTTATCGGGCGTCGTGGAACCGATCGCAGGTGTTACCGGCGCGGCAGTGGTCATCCTCGCCCGCCCACTCCTCCCTTATGCGCTCGCCTTCGCGGCTGGCGCCATGATCTTCGTGGTGGTCGAAGAGGTCGTGCCGGAGTCGCAACGCGGCGGTAATGCTGATCTGGCGACGATGGGCGCGATGCTCGGGTTCGTGGTCATGATGGTGCTCGATGTCGCGTTTGGGTAA
- a CDS encoding transcriptional regulator yields the protein MKFPCEVIVWEVLPCIRAALAKELVSRGWSQSEIGRTLGITQAAVSQYTSRKRGSGFKFPPEAKDEIKRLADDLVQGTVDDLVLRICTICLKIRKDEAVCNLEWYNLTE from the coding sequence ATGAAGTTCCCCTGTGAGGTCATTGTCTGGGAGGTGCTGCCCTGCATACGGGCGGCCCTGGCTAAGGAATTAGTTAGCAGGGGATGGTCACAGAGTGAGATTGGCCGAACACTGGGCATTACGCAGGCCGCGGTCTCGCAATACACCTCGCGGAAACGAGGTTCGGGGTTCAAGTTCCCTCCCGAAGCGAAGGATGAGATCAAACGCCTTGCGGATGACCTCGTACAGGGGACGGTCGACGATCTGGTGCTGCGCATCTGCACGATCTGCCTGAAGATCAGGAAGGACGAAGCGGTCTGCAATTTGGAGTGGTATAACCTCACGGAATAA
- a CDS encoding DNA protection protein DPS (play a key role in DNA protection against oxidative stress by oxidizing Fe(II) to Fe(III); induced by iron depletion and hydrogen peroxide) yields the protein MAKVTREMVEKSGINVDELLELLVKNAAAELTTFYYYTILRANLIGLEGEGVKEIAETARIEDRNHFEALVPRIYELGGELPRDMKQFHDISACPPAYLPKDSTNVIEILKVLVEAERCAVRGYTHICNLTAGKDHRTYDLAQAILNEEIEHESWFSEFLGEGPSGHFLRRGETSPFVSKFLR from the coding sequence ATGGCAAAAGTAACGCGTGAGATGGTTGAGAAATCGGGGATCAATGTCGACGAATTGCTGGAGCTTCTGGTCAAGAATGCTGCGGCCGAGCTGACCACGTTCTACTACTACACTATCCTTCGGGCAAATCTCATCGGCCTGGAGGGCGAGGGGGTCAAGGAGATCGCGGAGACCGCACGCATAGAAGACCGGAACCACTTCGAAGCGCTCGTGCCTCGTATTTACGAGCTTGGTGGCGAGCTGCCCAGGGATATGAAGCAGTTCCACGATATATCCGCCTGCCCACCTGCATACCTACCGAAGGACAGTACGAACGTCATCGAAATCCTGAAGGTGCTCGTGGAAGCGGAGCGCTGCGCAGTCCGTGGCTATACGCATATCTGCAATCTAACGGCGGGCAAGGATCACCGCACCTACGACCTGGCTCAGGCGATCCTGAACGAAGAGATCGAGCACGAGTCCTGGTTCTCCGAGTTCCTTGGTGAGGGACCGTCCGGGCACTTCCTGCGTAGAGGAGAAACCTCGCCATTCGTCTCGAAGTTCCTGAGATGA
- a CDS encoding radical SAM protein: MEQACRTYYRTIPAKTLITGGEPTLDKDYLLGLVTGLHERAFSEIVLMTNGYALGTDEQYVAELEAAGLTEAHVDVKAFSDDLHRSYTGKSNQPVLKAVETLNASGIKLLVQTIYMPGLVEASEIEQIAQFLASINRDIRYRINPFVPIFAFEKVTRRPTLDEIERAYKLASQYLPNTIISRSCYREYPTPPPQKTWITVYPDLTTKRRGMEDQMQDRLSWLSHTRLCESKEDWQKEAWDFTLRHSLVGISETAARQSGPGEGKGSGSIKVKFPLSLHELTKTRWTDLDCCGPTTIEAVMKRLADHYGDTFRETILNTGGYSDGITIKRSFNVYLNGMNIKNLHGMQTEIRGGDELIILSWVSGG; this comes from the coding sequence ATGGAGCAGGCCTGCCGTACCTATTACCGCACCATCCCCGCCAAAACACTGATCACCGGTGGCGAGCCCACACTCGATAAAGACTACCTCCTCGGGCTCGTCACCGGATTGCACGAACGAGCGTTCTCGGAGATCGTGCTGATGACCAACGGCTACGCGCTCGGCACGGACGAGCAGTACGTCGCGGAACTGGAAGCAGCAGGCTTGACTGAGGCGCATGTCGACGTAAAGGCATTTTCGGACGATCTTCATCGCAGCTATACGGGCAAATCAAACCAGCCGGTGTTGAAGGCTGTTGAGACGTTGAACGCATCCGGTATCAAGCTGCTGGTACAGACGATTTACATGCCCGGGCTCGTTGAGGCGAGCGAGATAGAACAAATAGCACAGTTCCTCGCGAGTATAAACCGGGATATACGATACCGGATCAATCCGTTCGTGCCGATCTTCGCGTTTGAGAAGGTAACGAGACGTCCGACGCTGGATGAGATAGAGCGGGCTTACAAGCTCGCGTCGCAGTATCTGCCGAACACGATCATAAGCCGGAGCTGCTATCGCGAGTATCCCACGCCACCGCCGCAGAAGACCTGGATCACCGTGTATCCAGATCTCACGACAAAGCGGCGGGGTATGGAGGACCAGATGCAAGATCGGTTATCATGGCTCAGTCACACACGATTGTGCGAGAGCAAGGAGGATTGGCAGAAGGAAGCGTGGGACTTCACGCTGCGGCATAGCCTGGTCGGAATCTCCGAGACCGCGGCACGGCAATCAGGGCCCGGAGAAGGGAAAGGGTCGGGATCGATAAAGGTAAAGTTCCCGCTCTCGTTGCACGAGTTAACCAAAACGAGATGGACAGATCTCGATTGCTGCGGGCCCACAACCATAGAAGCGGTAATGAAGAGATTGGCAGACCACTACGGGGACACATTCAGAGAGACCATTTTGAATACCGGGGGATATTCTGACGGTATAACGATCAAACGTTCCTTCAACGTGTACCTTAACGGGATGAACATCAAGAACCTGCACGGTATGCAAACCGAGATCCGGGGGGGAGATGAGCTTATCATCCTCTCGTGGGTGAGTGGCGGTTAG
- a CDS encoding DUF488 domain-containing protein has product MTLKVKRIYEQPAEDDGFRILVDRLWPRGLSKDKASVDLWLKDIAPSTELRKWFAHKEERWDEFKKRYFGELEGKHELLDAIREESVKGSVTLLYSAKNDTLNNAMALVSYIQTVNMGNKNEHNDNVIE; this is encoded by the coding sequence ATGACCCTAAAAGTAAAACGGATATATGAGCAGCCCGCAGAAGATGATGGATTTAGGATACTGGTTGACAGATTATGGCCCCGTGGTCTAAGCAAAGATAAGGCCAGCGTGGACTTATGGCTCAAGGATATAGCGCCAAGCACCGAACTAAGGAAATGGTTCGCGCATAAAGAAGAACGATGGGACGAATTCAAAAAGCGGTATTTTGGTGAATTGGAGGGTAAACACGAGCTGTTAGATGCAATACGTGAAGAATCAGTAAAAGGAAGCGTAACGCTGCTGTACAGTGCTAAAAACGATACGTTGAATAATGCTATGGCTCTTGTATCGTATATCCAAACGGTGAATATGGGTAATAAAAACGAGCATAACGACAACGTTATAGAGTGA
- a CDS encoding GMC family oxidoreductase: MRVLIVGSGAGGATVAKELAARDAEVVLLERGPGVTEKEATYCYATVRSEVEILRTCCLGGSTLVSAGNCVRALESELRALGLDLRAEFEEIEHELRIRPLPDSHLGAGTKRLMAAATELGFRVTRMPKCIDPARCTPCGNCAFGCPHNAKWTALEFLVQARQNGAKIVTDTPVIDLVVRNGAIAGVRTRNRIYEANIVVLAAGALETPRLLQRTGMPISPHLFVDTFTTIGGVLKGIGQNSEVPMNASIECSEFVLYPHVSNRLVRALRGNGITVASEDILGMMVKIPDDAVGAVADEITKRVTTHDAALLAEGASIARTILERAGADASTFVSTPLRGAHPGGTARIGDVVDKELATEIEGLYVADASVLPAAPGAPPMVTIIALAKYLARNLLRSSFIP, translated from the coding sequence ATGCGCGTACTTATTGTGGGCTCAGGCGCGGGAGGCGCGACCGTCGCGAAAGAGCTCGCCGCTCGTGATGCCGAGGTCGTTCTTCTCGAACGCGGCCCGGGGGTAACTGAGAAAGAGGCCACGTACTGCTATGCCACCGTACGGTCAGAGGTCGAGATCCTCAGAACGTGCTGCCTGGGTGGTTCGACCCTGGTCTCCGCGGGAAATTGCGTGCGCGCGTTAGAATCAGAGCTGCGCGCCCTGGGGCTCGACCTCCGCGCGGAGTTCGAGGAGATCGAGCATGAGCTCAGGATAAGACCGCTCCCGGATTCGCACCTCGGCGCGGGCACCAAACGGCTCATGGCAGCGGCCACAGAGCTTGGCTTCCGGGTCACGAGGATGCCGAAATGCATCGATCCCGCGAGGTGCACGCCCTGCGGCAACTGTGCCTTCGGCTGTCCGCACAACGCGAAATGGACCGCGCTCGAGTTCCTCGTGCAGGCGAGACAGAACGGTGCAAAGATTGTTACTGACACACCAGTAATCGATCTGGTGGTGAGAAACGGCGCGATTGCCGGTGTACGCACCCGGAACAGGATTTACGAAGCTAATATCGTCGTGCTGGCTGCAGGCGCGCTGGAGACACCGCGATTGCTGCAACGGACAGGCATGCCCATATCACCACACCTATTCGTTGATACGTTTACGACGATTGGCGGTGTATTGAAAGGAATAGGGCAGAACAGCGAAGTGCCGATGAACGCGTCGATCGAGTGTAGCGAGTTCGTGCTTTATCCGCACGTCTCGAACCGGCTCGTACGAGCGCTGAGGGGAAACGGCATCACGGTCGCGTCAGAGGACATCCTCGGGATGATGGTCAAGATACCGGATGACGCGGTAGGAGCAGTGGCAGATGAGATAACGAAGCGTGTAACGACCCACGATGCTGCGCTACTCGCTGAAGGCGCCTCGATTGCACGCACGATATTAGAACGGGCCGGTGCAGACGCCTCAACCTTTGTTTCGACGCCGCTCCGGGGCGCGCATCCCGGCGGCACCGCCCGCATAGGTGATGTAGTCGATAAAGAACTTGCAACAGAGATCGAGGGGCTCTACGTTGCCGACGCCTCGGTGCTCCCAGCCGCACCCGGTGCACCACCGATGGTCACGATCATCGCCCTCGCAAAGTACCTCGCCAGAAATCTGCTCCGGTCGTCCTTTATTCCGTGA
- a CDS encoding LemA family protein: MDTLFVLLIVLAVIFVLGIVIYFFLTYNRFQSLKNAGEATLGQVKVALKKRLDMIEQLVESVKSYARFERDTYEKITQLRATIGKAGAGELGRIDAESRGLLGSLIAVAENYPALKTSETVVVTMNAIKELEEEIARHRYTYNNIVQEFNTKLDVVPSNFVGASIGLKKMAYLEFEEAELRRPAVSWS, from the coding sequence ATGGATACGTTATTTGTGCTGTTAATTGTGCTCGCCGTAATTTTTGTGCTCGGCATCGTCATTTACTTCTTCCTGACGTACAATCGCTTCCAGAGCTTGAAGAACGCGGGAGAAGCGACGCTCGGGCAGGTGAAAGTCGCCCTGAAGAAACGGCTGGATATGATCGAGCAGCTCGTTGAATCGGTAAAAAGCTATGCACGGTTCGAACGGGATACCTACGAGAAGATCACCCAGCTGCGGGCAACCATCGGTAAAGCAGGTGCCGGTGAACTCGGGCGAATCGATGCGGAAAGCCGTGGCTTGCTCGGTAGCCTTATTGCGGTTGCGGAAAATTATCCGGCCTTAAAGACTTCTGAGACCGTCGTGGTAACGATGAATGCGATTAAGGAACTGGAAGAGGAGATAGCGCGACATCGCTACACCTATAACAACATCGTTCAGGAATTCAATACCAAGCTTGACGTCGTGCCGTCAAATTTCGTGGGGGCTTCGATCGGGCTGAAGAAGATGGCCTATCTCGAGTTTGAAGAGGCGGAACTGAGACGGCCCGCGGTGAGCTGGAGTTGA